A stretch of Allostreptomyces psammosilenae DNA encodes these proteins:
- a CDS encoding CDP-alcohol phosphatidyltransferase family protein gives MEVQETRVQTDRVLTIPNILSALRLVGVPVFFWLVMRPVFGGPQADGWALLILALSGVSDYLDGKLARRWNQISRLGQLLDPAADRLYVLSTLLGLGFREVIPWWLVVVLLARDVMVGVTLPILRHHRYGPLQVNFLGKAATFSLMYAFPLLLLGDLGGHVATLATIFGWAFAWWGTGLYWWAGILYVVQVARLVRPARR, from the coding sequence GTGGAGGTACAGGAGACACGGGTGCAGACAGACCGTGTCCTCACCATCCCCAACATTCTGAGCGCGCTGCGGCTCGTCGGGGTGCCGGTTTTCTTCTGGCTCGTGATGCGGCCGGTATTCGGCGGCCCGCAGGCGGACGGCTGGGCACTGCTCATTCTCGCGTTGAGCGGGGTGAGCGACTACCTCGACGGCAAACTGGCCCGGCGCTGGAACCAGATCAGCCGGCTCGGCCAGCTCCTGGACCCGGCCGCCGACCGACTCTACGTCCTCTCCACTCTTCTGGGACTCGGCTTCCGCGAAGTGATCCCGTGGTGGCTGGTCGTGGTGCTCCTCGCCCGCGATGTCATGGTGGGAGTGACGCTGCCGATCCTGCGTCACCACCGGTACGGGCCCCTCCAGGTGAACTTCCTCGGCAAGGCCGCGACCTTCAGCCTGATGTACGCCTTCCCGTTGCTCCTGCTGGGGGACCTGGGCGGCCATGTGGCTACCTTGGCGACGATTTTCGGATGGGCGTTCGCTTGGTGGGGTACGGGGCTCTATTGGTGGGCAGGGATTCTGTACGTGGTGCAGGTGGCCCGCCTGGTGCGGCCTGCCCGCCGCTGA
- a CDS encoding mannose-1-phosphate guanyltransferase, with protein sequence MKAVVMAGGEGTRLRPMTASMPKPLLPVVNRPIMEHVLRLLKKHGLTETVVTVQFLASLVRNYFGDGEELGMSLTYATEESPLGTAGSVKNAEEALKDDSFLVISGDALTDFDLTDLIRFHKEKGGLVTVCLTRVPNPLEFGITIVDDAGRVERFLEKPTWGQVFSDTVNTGIYVMEPEIFDYVAADESVDWSGDVFPQLMKEGKPIYGYVAEGYWEDVGTHESYVKAQADVLEGKVDVEIDGFEISPGVWMAEGAEVDPEAVVRGPAYIGDYAKVEAGAEIREHTVLGSNVVVKRGAFLHRAVVHDNVFVGAQTNLRGCVVGKNTDVMRAARIDEGAVIGDECLIGEESIISGDVRVYPFKTIEEGAVVTNSVIWESRGQKHLFGARGVSGILNVEITPELAVRLAGAYATTLKKGSTVTTARDHSRGARALKRAMISALQTSAINVRDLENVPMPVARQHTARGSAGGIYIRTTPGVPDSVDIIFFDQRGADLSQAAQRKLDRVYARQEYRRAFPGEIGDLSFPANVFDSYASSVLKSIDTSGVAEANLKVVVDAAHGNAGLVLPSLIGRLGVDALTINAGLDESRPTETAEERRAGLVRLGEVVASSRAAFGVRFDPVGERIALVDENGAIVEDERALLVFLDLVAADRRKGRVALPVTTTRIAEQVAAFHGVQVQWTTTSPDHLTTATAQDRMSFGADGRGGFVVPEFSTVFDGAAAFARLVGLVARTQLTLSQIDQRIPRAHLHRRSLATPWANKGLVMRSVVEAAGDREVDTTDGVRIVEADGRWCLIIPDPAEAVTHLWAEGPDDAAAEALLDEWTRVVDRAGQG encoded by the coding sequence ATGAAGGCCGTTGTGATGGCCGGTGGCGAGGGTACTCGCCTCAGGCCAATGACCGCGAGTATGCCCAAGCCGCTCCTGCCGGTGGTGAACCGGCCGATCATGGAGCACGTGCTCCGGTTGTTGAAGAAGCATGGCCTGACCGAGACCGTGGTCACCGTCCAGTTCCTGGCCTCGCTCGTCCGCAATTACTTTGGTGACGGCGAAGAGCTGGGCATGAGCCTTACCTATGCCACCGAGGAGAGCCCCCTCGGCACGGCGGGCAGCGTGAAGAACGCCGAGGAAGCGCTGAAGGACGACTCCTTCCTGGTGATCTCCGGCGACGCGCTCACCGATTTCGACCTCACCGACCTCATCCGTTTCCACAAGGAGAAGGGCGGTCTGGTCACCGTATGCCTCACGCGTGTCCCCAACCCTCTTGAGTTCGGTATCACCATCGTCGACGACGCCGGCCGCGTCGAACGCTTTCTGGAGAAGCCCACCTGGGGGCAGGTGTTCTCCGACACCGTGAACACCGGCATTTACGTCATGGAGCCCGAGATCTTCGACTACGTCGCCGCCGACGAGTCGGTGGACTGGTCGGGCGACGTCTTCCCCCAGTTGATGAAGGAAGGCAAGCCGATCTACGGCTACGTGGCCGAGGGCTACTGGGAGGACGTGGGCACCCACGAGAGCTACGTCAAGGCGCAGGCCGACGTCCTGGAGGGCAAGGTCGACGTCGAGATCGACGGCTTCGAGATCTCGCCCGGCGTGTGGATGGCCGAGGGCGCGGAGGTCGACCCGGAAGCCGTCGTCCGCGGCCCGGCCTACATCGGCGACTACGCCAAGGTGGAGGCCGGGGCGGAGATCCGCGAGCACACCGTCCTCGGCAGCAACGTCGTGGTCAAGCGCGGCGCCTTCCTGCACCGCGCGGTGGTCCACGACAACGTGTTCGTCGGAGCGCAGACCAACCTGCGGGGCTGCGTGGTCGGCAAGAACACCGACGTGATGCGGGCCGCCCGGATCGACGAGGGGGCGGTGATCGGTGACGAGTGCCTGATCGGCGAGGAGTCGATCATCTCGGGTGACGTGCGCGTCTACCCGTTCAAGACGATCGAGGAAGGCGCCGTCGTCACCAACTCGGTGATCTGGGAGTCCAGGGGGCAGAAGCACCTCTTCGGCGCCCGCGGTGTCTCGGGCATCCTCAACGTGGAGATCACCCCGGAGCTGGCCGTGCGCCTCGCCGGGGCCTACGCCACCACCCTGAAGAAGGGTTCGACCGTCACCACGGCACGGGACCACTCCCGTGGTGCCCGCGCCCTGAAGCGGGCGATGATCTCCGCCCTCCAGACCAGCGCCATAAACGTGCGCGACCTGGAGAACGTGCCGATGCCGGTGGCCCGCCAGCACACCGCGCGCGGAAGCGCCGGCGGGATCTACATCCGCACCACCCCCGGCGTCCCGGACTCGGTGGACATCATCTTCTTCGACCAGCGCGGCGCGGACCTCTCCCAGGCGGCCCAGCGCAAGCTGGACCGGGTGTACGCCCGCCAGGAGTACCGGCGGGCCTTCCCCGGGGAGATCGGCGACCTCTCCTTCCCGGCGAACGTCTTCGACAGCTACGCCAGCTCGGTGCTGAAGTCCATCGACACCTCGGGGGTCGCTGAGGCGAACCTCAAGGTCGTGGTGGACGCGGCACACGGCAACGCCGGCCTGGTCCTGCCCAGCCTGATCGGCCGGCTGGGGGTGGACGCGCTCACCATCAACGCCGGCCTGGACGAGTCGCGGCCCACCGAGACCGCCGAGGAGCGGCGCGCCGGCCTGGTCCGGCTGGGCGAGGTGGTGGCCTCCTCGCGGGCCGCCTTCGGCGTGCGCTTCGACCCGGTGGGCGAGCGGATCGCGCTGGTGGACGAGAACGGCGCGATCGTCGAGGACGAGCGTGCCCTGCTGGTCTTCCTGGACCTGGTGGCGGCCGACCGGCGCAAGGGCCGGGTCGCCCTGCCGGTGACCACGACCCGGATCGCCGAGCAGGTCGCGGCGTTCCACGGGGTGCAGGTGCAGTGGACCACCACCTCCCCGGACCACCTGACCACGGCCACCGCCCAGGACCGGATGTCCTTCGGCGCCGACGGCCGCGGCGGCTTCGTGGTGCCCGAGTTCTCCACGGTCTTCGACGGCGCCGCCGCCTTCGCCCGGCTGGTCGGCCTGGTGGCCCGCACCCAGCTGACGCTGAGCCAGATCGACCAGCGCATCCCGCGGGCGCACCTGCACCGCCGCTCGCTGGCCACGCCGTGGGCCAACAAGGGCCTGGTGATGCGCTCGGTGGTCGAGGCGGCGGGCGACCGCGAGGTGGACACCACCGACGGCGTGCGGATCGTCGAGGCCGACGGTCGCTGGTGCCTGATCATCCCGGACCCGGCGGAGGCCGTCACCCACCTGTGGGCCGAGGGCCCCGACGACGCGGCGGCCGAGGCGCTGCTCGACGAGTGGACCCGGGTCGTGGACCGCGCGGGCCAGGGCTGA